The Entomobacter blattae nucleotide sequence CGTCTGCAAATATGCGACTATATCAGAGACCAAACCCGCGGATAAAGAATACCGAACCAGAACTTTACCAGCCTCATCCACAACAAGACCCCCATTATATCCCGCTGCAGGGGTCTGTAATTTTAATTGAGACAAAAACATCCTCATCCCCTTTGGGGGACGGCTACTCACCAAACATAAACGAATACCTGCAACTTGTAGGCCATTTACAACATCTACGGTCTCAGCCAACAGCTTTTTCCTACTGGTTACCAGTGTTCCATCTATATCTGATACAACAAGTTTATAAACCATGGGCCAGTACTACCTTTGAAGCCGAGATATTTCTTTCTCTGGGAGAAATATTCTTCCACAAAAACAAAGAAGATTACGACAAAGCATATGCCTGTTATAGCTTAAGCCAATGCCGCCCGGTTTTAGACAAGAGTTCTTCTGCCTCATAGGGGCCTTCTGTCCCTGCAGGGTAAAAGCAGAGAGGGTCTTCATGATCTTTCCAGGCGTTTAGCGCTGGTTGAACGATCTCCCAGCCAGCTTCAATATTATCTGCCCGCTGAAACAACGTGGCATCCCCCACCATGCAATCATAAAGCAGGGTTTCATACCCAGTGCTTGGGCCTACGGTAAACCAGTCTGAATAATCAAAATTCATCCGAACCCCCCCAAGGCGCACCATAGGACCCGGCACCTTGGCTGAAAACTGTATGGTTACCCCTTCTTTAGGCTGGATATGCAAAACCATAATATTTGGGGTTAATTTTTCTACTGGTGTGTCCCGAAACAAGGCAAAGGGAGCCTGTTTAAAATGAATGGAAATTTCCGTCTTTCTATGCGCAAGTCTTTTACCCGTACGGATATAAAAAGGAACTCCCGCCCAACGCCAGTTATCGATTTGTAATTTCATGGCCACATAGGTCTCAGTTTGAGACTTTGCAGCAACACTCCCCTCACTACGGTAACCATCTACCGCAACACCCTCTATTGCCCCGGCTGTATATTGACCACGAACAATATCAGCAGCTGTTGGCGGGGCAATCGCTGCCAAGACCTTTGTCTTTTCATCACGAACAGCGTCTGCCTCAAACGAAGTCGGTGCTTCCATAGCGATCATCGTTAAAAGCTGCATAATATGATTCGGGACCATATCTCTTAACGCCCCGGTGACTTCATAAAAACTACCACGTTTTTCAACACCCACCGTTTCTGCCGCTGTAATCTGAATGTGATCTATATTCTGACGATTCCAAAGGGGCTCAAACATCCCGTTTGAAAACCGCAATGCCAGAATATTCTGCACCGTTTCCTTACCAAGATAATGATCAATACGATAAATCTGTTTTTCAGAAAGGGTTTTGCTGAGTTCAGTATTAAGGGTTACAGCTGAGGCATAATCGGCCCCAAAAGGTTTTTCAATAATAACCCTTCGATAGCAGTCTGGCTTCTCAACAGTCAGTGCTGCATTGCCAAGCTGATCGACAATAACACTAAAAAAGCGTGCGGCCACAGCAAGATAAAAAATACAGTTCGACTCCCCTAATAGCAGGGAAAGCTTGTCATAAGTGCTGCTTTCAGTAAAAGACCCTTGTAGAAAGGTCACACGCTCCATCAACCAGTCCCAGGTGGACTGTTCTAGAGCTACAGCATTTTTCCCGCGCCTTTCTACAAAGTCTTGCATCGTCGCCGTAAATTTTTGGCGTAGTATTTCCGTACTACTTTCAGACCAATCGACAGCAATAACAGAGAACTCTTCGTCAAGAAGTTGCGCCTGCGCAAGATTATAAATGGCCGGCATAAGCAGGCGCGTCGTTAAATCGCCACCACCGCCAAAAATAACAAACTTACAGGGTGGCCCTTTTTTAGGGGCACTTGGCTGAAACCCATCGTCAACCTCTATAAAAGAGTGGTCTTTCTTACTATCCATTGGTCTGTTCTTTCACTGCTTTACTCTGGTTTTTCAGAGATGATAATGAAAAGCCACTATTTTGGCTCTATATGCCCACCAAAACCAAAGCGCATCGCGGAAAGAATTTTCTCAGCATAGTTATTCCCTGTCCGTGAACGAAAACGTGTAAACAAGGAAGCCGTCATAACAGGAACAGGAACATCTTCTTCAATTGCGGCTTCGATTGTCCAACGTCCTTCACCAGAATCAGGGACTTCTCCTTTAAACTGCGGCAGTTCTTGATCCTTGACAAGAGCCTGAGCACAGAGATCCAACAGCCACGAAGAAACAACACTGCCTCTTCTCCAAACCTCGGCGATATCCGCCACATTTAGCTTGAAGCGTTGATCTTCTGGTAAAAGCTGGGAATTCTTTTCTTTAATAACATCAAAGCCTTCAGCATAGGCCTGCATCATACCATATTCTATACCATTATGAACCATTTTCACAAAATGGCCAGAACCAGCAGGGCCGCAATGAAGGTAACCCTTCTCAGCACGAGGATCCAACTCTGAACCACGGTTTTTTGTACGCTCAATTTCACCAATTCCAGGGGCCAGGCTTTCCAGAATAGGATCAATATGATCTGCAGCTTCTTTTGAGCCACCATACATCATACAATAGCCACGTTCCAGCCCCCAAACACCACCAGAGGTTCCTACATCAACAAAGTGAATGCCCTTTTCGGCTAGCTTCTTAGCTCTCGCCAGGTCATCCTTATAGTAAGAATTGCCACCATCGATCACAATATCCCCTTTGTTAAGAAGGGAGCCCAATTTCTCAACGGTATCCCCCGTAATCTTACCAGCAGGAAGCATTACCCAAACAATTTTGGGAGAAGAAAGTTTTGAAACCACATCTTCAAGGCTTGTAGCGGCAACACTGCCTTTGGCTTCAGAATTTATTTTCTTCACGGCATCGGCAGACTGGTCAAACAACACGACCTCATGCCCATGTCGGGAGAGGCGTAAAGCCATATTTCCACCCATACGACCAAGACCAACCATTGCTAACTTCATAAAATCAACCTTTTCAATTTTCATTTAATTTCTACGCTTTTAGAACAGAACACTATCGCCCCTTGCCTAAAGCGTAGGATGACAAACCTAATTTCTCATAAAGAGGGGCTTTTCAGAATGGAAAAAAGAAAAGCCCCTTGCTTTAACTACTTTACTGCACTTTTCATAGCGTTCCCCAGTTTTTCTAGGCCGCTCTTGAGATCTCCTTGGATATGCACGCGCAGAACTCTACGCCCACGCTCACTCAGAACATCGAAGTCCCCTCGTGCCTGGGCTGCTCCAACAACACCAAATGTATATTTCTCCCCTGGGATACTCACATCGGCATGACTGTTATCACTTGTCACCTGCAGGAAAACACCATCATTGGAGCCACCTTTATAAGCCTGCCCCGTAGAATGAAGGAAACGAGGCCCAAACTCAGCAGCTGTTGCAACTTTCTTGCTATCGCGCACGGCCAGTCTTAAATCCTGAATCCATTTGCGATGAGGCATATTACGCTCAATATAGGCAAGAATACCCACATAGTCCCCAGCTTTAACCCGTGAGAAATGAGACTTCAAGATCTCGGCCAGAGAATTACCGCTAAGCTCCTTACGATTTCTTTCATCGGTAAAGAAGCTAAAATCCCCATCTGTAGCAAATGGTTTTTCATCAGGCAGTTTTCCAGTCTGGTTATAAGCATCGGTAAGAGCACGCGTTTTAACCTTACTGGCTTCAACATCTGGCTGATTAAAGGCATTAATGCCCATGATAGACCCAGCAACCGCTGTAGCAAACTCCCAACGGAAAAATTCCTGGAAGACATGCTCAATATCGTTCAGAGAAATTGTTACCACAGGCTGGCCTGCAGCAATCAGCTTCTCAATCGCTTTATCTTGGGCAGCATCAGGCTTTGAAGCAAGACGGACATAGGCAAAAACCCTATCTTTCCCATACACTGCAGGATCCCCCAGTGTTTCATCATCAATGGGAACAAGTGCCTTTCCTTCTTTTCCTGTCGATTCTGCCAAAAGCTGTTCAAGCCAGGCACCAAGGTCGTAAATGGCAGGAGAAGCAATAATCGTTACCTTATTACGGCCAATTGTTTGCCCAACACCCAGAACAGTTCCCAGCAATACGCCTGGATTATAAAGGGGTGGTGCCCCGGCAGAGCAGGCCTT carries:
- the gnd gene encoding phosphogluconate dehydrogenase (NAD(+)-dependent, decarboxylating) → MKLAMVGLGRMGGNMALRLSRHGHEVVLFDQSADAVKKINSEAKGSVAATSLEDVVSKLSSPKIVWVMLPAGKITGDTVEKLGSLLNKGDIVIDGGNSYYKDDLARAKKLAEKGIHFVDVGTSGGVWGLERGYCMMYGGSKEAADHIDPILESLAPGIGEIERTKNRGSELDPRAEKGYLHCGPAGSGHFVKMVHNGIEYGMMQAYAEGFDVIKEKNSQLLPEDQRFKLNVADIAEVWRRGSVVSSWLLDLCAQALVKDQELPQFKGEVPDSGEGRWTIEAAIEEDVPVPVMTASLFTRFRSRTGNNYAEKILSAMRFGFGGHIEPK
- the zwf gene encoding glucose-6-phosphate dehydrogenase, encoding MDSKKDHSFIEVDDGFQPSAPKKGPPCKFVIFGGGGDLTTRLLMPAIYNLAQAQLLDEEFSVIAVDWSESSTEILRQKFTATMQDFVERRGKNAVALEQSTWDWLMERVTFLQGSFTESSTYDKLSLLLGESNCIFYLAVAARFFSVIVDQLGNAALTVEKPDCYRRVIIEKPFGADYASAVTLNTELSKTLSEKQIYRIDHYLGKETVQNILALRFSNGMFEPLWNRQNIDHIQITAAETVGVEKRGSFYEVTGALRDMVPNHIMQLLTMIAMEAPTSFEADAVRDEKTKVLAAIAPPTAADIVRGQYTAGAIEGVAVDGYRSEGSVAAKSQTETYVAMKLQIDNWRWAGVPFYIRTGKRLAHRKTEISIHFKQAPFALFRDTPVEKLTPNIMVLHIQPKEGVTIQFSAKVPGPMVRLGGVRMNFDYSDWFTVGPSTGYETLLYDCMVGDATLFQRADNIEAGWEIVQPALNAWKDHEDPLCFYPAGTEGPYEAEELLSKTGRHWLKL